One region of Streptomyces sp. Edi4 genomic DNA includes:
- a CDS encoding TnsA-like heteromeric transposase endonuclease subunit encodes MAGHEGVPESAEGFEVEYVTGAGVRRRGTLSELWPVRFEDVAPERRFPSFRGQDNWCGWYWSATCGDHVGYESWLERDRLVLLDFDPLVTGMASQPFRLSWTGSAGKRIRHTPDFFVRRADGTGVVIDVRPDDRIEPRDAVKFAATAAACSLVGWGFWRVGTPDAVLMANARWLAGYRHPRVHRPDVAARLVEVFAEETALLAGVRGVGDPIVVLPVLYHLLWRRVLAADLETALLAMGTTVCLADAMAGGGDADAFATAAGG; translated from the coding sequence GTGGCGGGACATGAGGGTGTACCCGAGTCCGCGGAGGGATTCGAGGTCGAGTACGTCACGGGGGCGGGGGTCCGGCGGCGGGGCACGCTGAGCGAGCTGTGGCCGGTCCGGTTCGAGGATGTCGCGCCTGAGCGACGGTTTCCGTCTTTTCGCGGGCAGGACAACTGGTGCGGCTGGTACTGGTCGGCAACCTGCGGCGATCACGTGGGCTACGAATCGTGGCTGGAGCGGGACCGGCTGGTGCTCCTCGACTTCGATCCGCTGGTGACGGGCATGGCTTCGCAGCCGTTCCGGCTGTCGTGGACAGGGTCGGCAGGCAAGCGGATCCGGCACACGCCGGACTTCTTCGTACGCCGCGCGGACGGCACGGGTGTGGTGATCGATGTCCGCCCCGATGACCGGATCGAGCCGCGTGATGCGGTGAAGTTCGCTGCGACAGCGGCAGCCTGTTCGCTGGTGGGCTGGGGCTTCTGGCGGGTGGGGACCCCGGATGCGGTGCTGATGGCGAATGCGCGGTGGCTGGCCGGCTACCGGCATCCGCGGGTGCACCGCCCGGACGTCGCGGCCCGTCTGGTGGAGGTGTTCGCCGAGGAGACCGCGCTGCTGGCCGGGGTCCGCGGGGTCGGCGACCCGATCGTGGTGCTGCCCGTGCTCTATCACCTGCTCTGGCGCCGGGTTCTGGCCGCCGACCTCGAAACGGCACTGCTGGCCATGGGGACGACGGTCTGTCTGGCCGACGCGATGGCGGGAGGTGGAGATGCCGACGCATTCGCGACTGCTGCGGGTGGGTGA